TTTCAGTAATTTGAAACCAACGACGCAAACAAGTATTGGAACAATAGAATTTACCTCAAGCTTGAAAAATACGAGTAAAGGGACAAATATGAGTCGTTTTACACAGCAATTAAATCATTATCATGAACAAGGTCTTCCTGTGGATTTTGCTACGCTTAAGAGGTTTACAAAAGATCTAGCTGAACGGCTGGATCAGAAAGATGCTATGATAAAAGTGGAATTTCCTTGGTTCTTTGAAAGAAAAGCACCTCAGTCAGGTCTATCTGGGATGAACCATGCAGATGCTGTTATTCATGTTTCTTATGATAAAGAAAAGGGACATACAGTTAGCGTATCACTTTCAGGGTTGATCACAACATTATGTCCATGTTCCAAAGAAATAAGTGAATACAGTGCACATAATCAACGCGGACAAATTACAATGGAAGTTTCACTAACAGAAGGCTTTGACGGCACCAGCCTTGATTGGAAAGAAAGTCTTTTAGAAGCAGCTGAAAGCAACGCCAGCGCCAGATTACATCCAGTTTTAAAAAGACCTGATGAAAAAATGGTAACGGAACAAGCTTATGAAAACCCACGTTTCGTTGAAGATATGGCTCGTCTTGTAGCTGCAGATTTATATGAAATGCCCTTTGTAA
This region of Virgibacillus sp. NKC19-3 genomic DNA includes:
- the folE2 gene encoding GTP cyclohydrolase FolE2, with translation MDKITTFPIKQLPNKAERHKLFGSVDPLPKSKPVEKSKMADLQNTKKDFLFDLDAVGIANVKHPITVFSNLKPTTQTSIGTIEFTSSLKNTSKGTNMSRFTQQLNHYHEQGLPVDFATLKRFTKDLAERLDQKDAMIKVEFPWFFERKAPQSGLSGMNHADAVIHVSYDKEKGHTVSVSLSGLITTLCPCSKEISEYSAHNQRGQITMEVSLTEGFDGTSLDWKESLLEAAESNASARLHPVLKRPDEKMVTEQAYENPRFVEDMARLVAADLYEMPFVTKFNVSCRNEESIHLHDAVASVSYDKRHTESN